A single window of Modestobacter italicus DNA harbors:
- a CDS encoding uroporphyrinogen-III synthase, whose protein sequence is MTDPALDRPAGGPAGAAPAAGTAAPPAEELLPLRGYTVAVTAARRSEELGALLDRRGARVVYAPAIRIVPLPDDADLVAATREVLAAPVDLVVATTGVGFRGWLEAAEAWDLPLREHLQSARVLARGPKARGAIRGAGLVDAWSPDSESSAEVLEHLLSGAEGPLPGRRIAVQLHGDPLPELVAGLVRAGAEVVRVPVYRWVLPEDTAPLRRLVVTIAGRGVDAVTFTSAPAAASLLQVAAEEGVRAGVLTAFAEAVLPLAVGPVTAAPLEAAGIRTVQPERARLGALARSVVAELPARHPVLAAGAHTLQVRGHAAVLDGRLVELPPGPMAVLRALARRPGVVVSRPDLLAELSGGGDAHAVEMAVTRLRAALGAPVVETVVKRGYRLAVRA, encoded by the coding sequence GTGACCGACCCCGCGCTCGACCGTCCCGCGGGCGGCCCGGCCGGTGCAGCGCCCGCTGCCGGCACCGCCGCTCCCCCGGCCGAGGAGCTGCTGCCGCTGCGCGGCTACACCGTGGCCGTGACCGCTGCCCGGCGCAGCGAGGAACTGGGCGCGCTGCTGGACCGGCGCGGCGCCCGGGTGGTCTACGCGCCGGCCATCCGGATCGTGCCGCTGCCCGACGACGCCGACCTGGTCGCCGCCACCCGCGAGGTCCTCGCCGCGCCGGTGGACCTGGTGGTGGCGACGACCGGGGTCGGGTTCCGCGGCTGGCTGGAGGCGGCCGAGGCGTGGGACCTGCCGCTGCGCGAGCACCTGCAGTCCGCCCGGGTGCTGGCCCGCGGACCCAAGGCCCGCGGGGCGATCCGCGGCGCGGGTCTCGTCGACGCCTGGTCCCCGGACTCGGAGAGCTCCGCGGAGGTGCTCGAGCACCTGCTGTCCGGTGCCGAGGGCCCGCTGCCCGGCCGGCGGATCGCCGTCCAGCTGCACGGCGACCCGCTGCCCGAGCTCGTCGCCGGGCTGGTCCGGGCCGGTGCGGAGGTGGTGCGGGTCCCCGTCTACCGGTGGGTGCTGCCGGAGGACACCGCCCCGCTGCGCCGCCTGGTGGTCACGATCGCCGGACGCGGGGTGGACGCGGTGACCTTCACCAGCGCGCCGGCGGCCGCCAGCCTGCTCCAGGTGGCCGCCGAGGAGGGCGTGCGCGCCGGCGTGCTCACCGCCTTCGCCGAGGCCGTCCTTCCGCTGGCGGTCGGCCCGGTGACCGCCGCCCCGCTCGAGGCGGCCGGCATCCGCACGGTCCAGCCGGAACGGGCCCGGCTGGGCGCGCTGGCCCGCTCGGTCGTCGCCGAGCTGCCCGCCCGGCACCCGGTGCTGGCCGCCGGCGCGCACACCCTGCAGGTCCGCGGGCACGCCGCCGTCCTCGACGGCCGGCTGGTGGAGCTGCCGCCCGGCCCGATGGCGGTGCTGCGGGCGCTGGCCCGCCGGCCCGGCGTCGTGGTGTCCCGGCCCGACCTGCTCGCCGAGCTCTCCGGCGGCGGCGACGCGCACGCGGTGGAGATGGCGGTGACCCGGCTGCGGGCGGCCCTCGGCGCGCCGGTCGTGGAGACCGTGGTCAAGCGGGGCTACCGGCTCGCGGTCCGCGCCTAG
- the rraA gene encoding ribonuclease E activity regulator RraA: MPPQPTADLCDERPDAQVCDPVLSAFGGTAAFSGRIATVTVTEDNALVRAVLERPGEGRVLVVDGGGNERCAFFGGGLAAVAAGSGWAGVVVNGAVRDVAEMADQPVGVRALAVYPRRGAGGDRGREGGTCRFAGVTFREGEWLVADADGVVVLPVSP, translated from the coding sequence ATGCCGCCCCAGCCCACCGCCGACCTGTGCGACGAGCGTCCCGACGCGCAGGTGTGCGACCCGGTGCTCTCCGCCTTCGGGGGCACCGCCGCGTTCAGCGGCCGCATCGCGACCGTCACGGTCACCGAGGACAACGCGCTGGTCCGGGCGGTGCTGGAGCGGCCGGGGGAGGGGCGGGTGCTGGTCGTCGACGGCGGCGGCAACGAGCGCTGCGCGTTCTTCGGCGGCGGCCTGGCCGCGGTCGCCGCGGGGTCGGGCTGGGCCGGGGTGGTGGTCAACGGCGCGGTGCGGGACGTCGCGGAGATGGCGGACCAGCCGGTCGGGGTGCGCGCGCTGGCGGTGTACCCGCGCCGGGGCGCGGGCGGCGACCGCGGCCGGGAGGGCGGGACCTGCCGGTTCGCCGGGGTCACCTTCCGCGAGGGCGAGTGGCTGGTCGCCGACGCGGACGGCGTGGTCGTGCTGCCCGTGTCGCCCTAG
- a CDS encoding DUF6221 family protein has protein sequence MEPPVMDLVGFLLARIAEDTHAVATTAEDAGAEATAARVRADCAAKRKVVLACQAAAPDLRFLGTRPPGLADFPLPPRDLHQLAAVTLALLATPYADHPDFEQAWRP, from the coding sequence ATGGAACCGCCTGTCATGGACCTCGTGGGCTTCCTGCTGGCCCGCATCGCCGAGGACACCCACGCCGTCGCCACCACCGCCGAGGACGCCGGGGCCGAGGCCACGGCCGCGCGGGTCCGCGCGGACTGCGCGGCCAAGCGCAAGGTCGTGCTCGCCTGCCAGGCCGCCGCGCCGGACCTGCGCTTCCTGGGCACCCGGCCGCCGGGTCTGGCCGACTTCCCGCTGCCGCCCCGGGACCTGCACCAGCTCGCCGCGGTCACCCTCGCCCTGCTCGCCACCCCCTACGCCGACCACCCCGACTTCGAGCAGGCCTGGCGCCCTTGA
- a CDS encoding nitrate/nitrite transporter, protein MATATEPTSTATQRVPGRLGGRWIDDWRPEDVDFWDSTGKPVARRNLFFSVFSEHIGFSIWSLWSVMVLFLPEPVFGIDPAGKFLLTTLPTALGAFVRLPYTFAVAKFGGRNWTIISASLLLVPTIATAVVLEPGVSYTTLLVVSCLAGVGGGNFASSMTNINAFYPTRLKGWALGLNAGGGNLGVPVIQLVGLLVLATAGVEHPRIVLYVYIPFIVLAAVGAALLMDNLTTARNQPRAMREAAREGHTWILSFLYIGTFGSFIGFGFAFGQVLQNQFADDFATPLAAAQLTWLGPLLGSLIRPLGGSLADRFGGARITFWNFIAMAAGAAVVLVASQAESLPLFLLGFVLLFVLSGIGNGSTYKMIPAVFRTRAMDAVAAGTDPVAADRHALRTSGAVIGIAGAVGAFGGVLVNLAFRQSFLSTGSGDGAYLAFIAFYAVCVVVTWVVYLRPGSQVAGV, encoded by the coding sequence ATGGCCACCGCCACCGAACCCACCAGCACCGCGACCCAGCGGGTCCCCGGCCGCCTCGGCGGTCGGTGGATCGACGACTGGCGGCCCGAGGACGTGGACTTCTGGGATTCGACCGGCAAGCCCGTCGCCCGGCGGAACCTGTTCTTCTCCGTCTTCTCCGAGCACATCGGGTTCTCCATCTGGAGCCTGTGGTCGGTGATGGTGCTCTTCCTGCCCGAGCCGGTGTTCGGCATCGACCCGGCCGGCAAGTTCCTGCTCACCACGCTGCCCACCGCGCTGGGCGCGTTCGTCCGGCTGCCCTACACCTTCGCGGTGGCGAAGTTCGGCGGCCGCAACTGGACGATCATCAGCGCCTCGCTGCTGCTGGTGCCGACCATCGCGACGGCGGTCGTGCTCGAGCCCGGCGTCTCGTACACCACCCTGCTGGTCGTCTCCTGCCTCGCCGGCGTGGGCGGCGGCAACTTCGCCAGCTCGATGACCAACATCAACGCCTTCTACCCGACCCGGCTCAAGGGCTGGGCGCTCGGCCTCAACGCCGGCGGCGGCAACCTGGGCGTGCCGGTCATCCAGCTCGTCGGGCTGCTGGTGCTGGCCACCGCGGGCGTCGAGCACCCGCGCATCGTCCTGTACGTCTACATCCCGTTCATCGTGCTCGCCGCGGTCGGCGCGGCGCTGCTGATGGACAACCTGACGACGGCGCGCAACCAGCCCCGGGCGATGCGCGAGGCCGCCCGCGAGGGCCACACCTGGATCCTGTCGTTCCTCTACATCGGCACCTTCGGCTCGTTCATCGGCTTCGGGTTCGCCTTCGGCCAGGTGCTGCAGAACCAGTTCGCCGACGACTTCGCCACCCCGCTCGCCGCCGCGCAGCTCACCTGGCTCGGGCCGCTGCTCGGCTCGCTGATCCGGCCGCTGGGCGGGTCGCTCGCCGACCGGTTCGGCGGCGCGCGGATCACCTTCTGGAACTTCATCGCGATGGCGGCCGGTGCGGCGGTCGTGCTGGTCGCCAGCCAGGCCGAGTCGCTGCCGCTGTTCCTGCTCGGCTTCGTGCTGCTGTTCGTGCTCAGCGGGATCGGCAACGGCTCGACCTACAAGATGATCCCGGCGGTCTTCCGCACCCGGGCGATGGACGCCGTCGCCGCCGGCACCGACCCGGTGGCCGCCGACCGGCACGCGCTGCGGACGTCCGGTGCGGTGATCGGCATCGCCGGGGCCGTGGGCGCCTTCGGCGGGGTGCTGGTGAACCTCGCCTTCCGCCAGTCGTTCCTGTCCACCGGCAGCGGGGACGGCGCCTACCTCGCCTTCATCGCGTTCTACGCCGTCTGCGTCGTCGTCACCTGGGTCGTCTACCTCCGCCCGGGGAGCCAGGTCGCCGGCGTGTGA
- a CDS encoding AraC family transcriptional regulator produces MSEVVAWRPDVPGLTEVFHAHFTDHVYPAHTHEAWTLLLVDDGAVRYDLDRHAHGATRALVTLLPPGVPHDGRSSSPAGFRKRVLYLEPATLGIDRVDRSVDQPAFDDAALRDRLSALHRTLAPGGDLLEAESRLAFVLERLRQHLDRAAVGAPDVQDDVLADRVRDLLDARLAEGLSLEGAAALFDVHPTSVVRAFTRRHGLPPHRYLTGRRVDLARRLLLAGMPAAEVAAAAGFVDQPHLTRHFRRMLGTTPAAYARSAGRRGGAG; encoded by the coding sequence GTGAGCGAGGTGGTCGCCTGGCGGCCGGACGTGCCCGGGCTGACCGAGGTCTTCCACGCGCACTTCACCGACCACGTCTACCCCGCGCACACCCACGAGGCCTGGACGCTGCTGCTCGTCGACGACGGCGCCGTCCGCTACGACCTGGACCGGCACGCGCACGGTGCCACCCGCGCCCTGGTCACCCTGCTGCCGCCCGGGGTGCCGCACGACGGGCGGTCCTCCTCGCCGGCCGGCTTCCGCAAGCGGGTGCTGTACCTGGAGCCGGCCACGCTGGGCATCGACCGGGTCGACCGGTCGGTCGACCAGCCGGCCTTCGACGACGCCGCGCTGCGCGACCGGTTGTCCGCGCTGCACCGCACGCTCGCGCCCGGCGGCGACCTGCTCGAGGCGGAGAGCCGGCTCGCCTTCGTGCTGGAGCGGCTGCGGCAGCACCTGGACCGCGCCGCCGTCGGGGCCCCGGACGTGCAGGACGACGTGCTGGCCGACCGGGTGCGCGACCTGCTGGACGCCCGGCTGGCCGAGGGGCTGTCGCTGGAGGGGGCCGCCGCGCTCTTCGACGTGCACCCCACCTCCGTGGTCCGCGCCTTCACCCGCCGGCACGGGCTGCCGCCGCACCGCTACCTGACCGGCCGGCGGGTCGACCTCGCGCGCCGGCTGCTGCTGGCCGGGATGCCCGCCGCGGAGGTGGCCGCCGCGGCCGGTTTCGTCGACCAGCCGCACCTGACCCGGCACTTCCGCCGGATGCTCGGCACGACGCCGGCCGCCTACGCCCGGTCCGCCGGCCGGCGCGGTGGAGCCGGCTGA
- a CDS encoding DUF2000 domain-containing protein, with protein sequence MDTPAETPRWATKIAVLLREDLAPWQALNVTSFLVSGITATGPELVGEPYQDADGTGYLPMLRQPVLVLAGSAELLTTARTRALDRGLTPAVFTAELFGTPGDVQNRAAVRAVAGTDLDLVGLAVHGPKNAVDKVVKGARMHP encoded by the coding sequence ATGGACACCCCCGCCGAGACGCCCCGCTGGGCCACCAAGATCGCCGTGCTGCTGCGCGAGGACCTCGCTCCCTGGCAGGCGCTCAACGTCACCTCGTTCCTGGTCAGCGGCATCACCGCGACCGGCCCCGAGCTGGTCGGCGAGCCGTACCAGGACGCCGACGGCACCGGGTACCTGCCGATGCTCCGCCAGCCGGTGCTGGTGCTGGCCGGGTCCGCGGAGCTGCTGACGACGGCCCGCACCCGCGCCCTGGACCGCGGCCTGACCCCCGCCGTGTTCACCGCGGAGCTGTTCGGCACCCCCGGCGACGTGCAGAACCGGGCGGCGGTGCGGGCGGTGGCCGGCACCGACCTGGACCTGGTCGGGCTCGCCGTCCACGGCCCGAAGAACGCCGTCGACAAGGTGGTCAAGGGCGCCCGCATGCACCCCTGA
- a CDS encoding Rieske (2Fe-2S) protein has product MSVVQQTTTRAFVVGRVEEVPPGEGRAFVAGDVPVAVFRLRDGSLHATQASCPHAGGPLADGQTDANVLVCPMHLFAYRWTDGASTSGAAPVRLFAVRDEDGDLVVEL; this is encoded by the coding sequence ATGAGCGTGGTGCAGCAGACGACCACCCGGGCCTTCGTCGTCGGCCGGGTCGAGGAGGTGCCGCCCGGCGAGGGCCGCGCGTTCGTCGCCGGCGACGTCCCGGTGGCGGTGTTCCGGCTGCGCGACGGGTCGCTGCACGCCACCCAGGCCAGCTGCCCGCACGCCGGCGGCCCGCTGGCCGACGGGCAGACCGACGCGAACGTGCTGGTCTGCCCGATGCACCTGTTCGCCTACCGCTGGACCGACGGCGCCTCCACCAGCGGCGCCGCCCCGGTCCGTCTCTTCGCCGTCCGCGATGAGGACGGCGACCTCGTCGTCGAGCTCTGA
- the nirB gene encoding nitrite reductase large subunit NirB yields the protein MTAVLGGRPEGVSTLHFAMDDADGVDTRQRLVVVGNGMAGARVVEEVLERGGGEQFAITVFGEEPHGNYNRIMLSHVLAGEEHEDDIVLNSHDWYADNGVQLRAGVRVQRIDTHAKVVHASDGTSTPYDQLVLATGSRSFIPPMTGLYRAEEELLPGVFGFRTIDDTRAMLAAAAEHEKAVVVGGGLLGLEAARALQGHGLQVEVVHAGTHLMNQQLDPDGGAILRQSVEALGIVVHLATRTTEVIGPDRVRGVVLADGRAVDADMLVVAAGIRPVTEVALMSGIEVERGVVVDDQLRTDDPDVYAVGECAQHRGEVYGLVAPVWEQARVLADLLTGTDPDAEYHGSRTATKLKVAGVDVATMGVNRPERDTDEFLVISEPRRGVHLSVVVRDDRLIGATLLGDTRKVAFLTQAFDRGTPLPQERIKLLVDLSDGAAEVGVAELPGDSQVCNCNGVSKQAICDTVAGGCTTVGGVMDRTRAGKGCGSCKGLVKQIVEWAADGDVVEDPTESWYVPGIPLAKPALMAAIREQGLLSVSAVFAALAPGGAEDAKSKMGLTSLLRMIWGADYVQENDAKFINDRVHGNIQRDGTFSVVPQIKGGVTTPAQLRRIADVAEKYEVPMVKITGGQRIDLLGVRKEDLPAMWDDLGMPSGYAYGKSFRTVKTCVGTDFCRFGLGDSTQLGIDLETRFQGIESPAKMKLAVVGCPRNCAEAYVKDVGVVAVGNGKWEVYVGGAAGATIRKGDLLATVDSPAAVIELTGRFLQYYRENANWLERTYDFVPRVGLEKIKQVLLEDSEGILAELDEGMQRSIDAYTDPWGQDGRQPATPGQFRTALPLVDLPKVPVR from the coding sequence ATGACGGCGGTCCTGGGCGGGCGCCCCGAGGGCGTGAGCACGCTGCACTTCGCGATGGACGACGCGGACGGCGTCGACACCCGCCAGCGGCTGGTCGTGGTGGGCAACGGGATGGCCGGCGCCCGGGTGGTCGAGGAGGTGCTCGAGCGCGGCGGCGGCGAGCAGTTCGCGATCACCGTCTTCGGCGAGGAGCCGCACGGCAACTACAACCGGATCATGCTCAGCCACGTGCTGGCCGGCGAGGAGCACGAGGACGACATCGTCCTCAACAGCCACGACTGGTACGCCGACAACGGCGTGCAGCTGCGCGCCGGGGTGCGGGTCCAGCGGATCGACACCCACGCCAAGGTGGTGCACGCCTCGGACGGGACGAGCACCCCCTACGACCAGCTGGTGCTGGCCACCGGCAGCCGCTCGTTCATCCCGCCGATGACCGGGCTGTACCGGGCCGAGGAGGAGCTCCTCCCGGGCGTGTTCGGGTTCCGGACCATCGACGACACCCGGGCGATGCTCGCGGCGGCCGCCGAGCACGAGAAGGCCGTCGTCGTCGGCGGCGGGCTGCTCGGCCTGGAGGCGGCCCGCGCGCTGCAGGGCCACGGGCTGCAGGTCGAGGTGGTCCACGCCGGCACCCACCTGATGAACCAGCAGCTGGACCCCGACGGCGGCGCCATCCTCCGGCAGTCGGTCGAGGCGCTGGGCATCGTCGTCCACCTGGCCACCCGCACCACCGAGGTGATCGGGCCCGACCGGGTGCGCGGCGTCGTCCTCGCCGACGGCCGGGCCGTCGACGCCGACATGCTGGTCGTCGCCGCCGGCATCCGGCCGGTCACCGAGGTCGCGCTGATGAGCGGCATCGAGGTCGAGCGCGGCGTCGTCGTCGACGACCAGCTGCGCACCGACGACCCCGACGTCTACGCGGTGGGGGAGTGCGCGCAGCACCGGGGCGAGGTCTACGGGCTGGTCGCGCCGGTGTGGGAGCAGGCGCGGGTGCTCGCCGACCTGCTCACCGGCACCGACCCGGACGCCGAGTACCACGGCTCCCGGACGGCGACCAAGCTCAAGGTCGCCGGGGTCGACGTGGCCACCATGGGCGTCAACCGGCCCGAGCGGGACACCGACGAGTTCCTGGTCATCAGCGAGCCCCGGCGCGGGGTGCACCTGAGCGTCGTCGTCCGCGACGACCGGCTGATCGGCGCGACCCTGCTCGGGGACACCCGCAAGGTCGCCTTCCTCACCCAGGCCTTCGACCGGGGCACGCCGCTGCCGCAGGAACGGATCAAGCTGCTCGTCGACCTGTCCGACGGCGCGGCGGAGGTCGGTGTCGCCGAGCTGCCCGGCGACTCGCAGGTGTGCAACTGCAACGGCGTGTCCAAGCAGGCCATCTGCGACACCGTGGCCGGCGGGTGCACCACCGTCGGCGGGGTCATGGACCGCACCCGGGCCGGCAAGGGCTGCGGGTCGTGCAAGGGCCTGGTCAAGCAGATCGTCGAGTGGGCCGCGGACGGCGACGTCGTCGAGGACCCCACCGAGTCCTGGTACGTGCCCGGCATCCCGCTGGCCAAGCCGGCGCTGATGGCCGCCATCCGCGAACAGGGCCTGCTCAGCGTCTCCGCCGTCTTCGCCGCGCTCGCCCCCGGTGGCGCCGAGGACGCGAAGTCGAAGATGGGCCTCACCTCGCTGCTGCGGATGATCTGGGGCGCCGACTACGTGCAGGAGAACGACGCCAAGTTCATCAACGACCGGGTGCACGGCAACATCCAGCGCGACGGCACCTTCTCCGTCGTCCCGCAGATCAAGGGCGGGGTGACCACGCCCGCGCAGCTGCGCCGGATCGCCGACGTCGCGGAGAAGTACGAGGTGCCGATGGTCAAGATCACCGGCGGCCAGCGGATCGACCTGCTCGGCGTCCGCAAGGAGGACCTGCCGGCGATGTGGGACGACCTGGGCATGCCCTCCGGGTACGCCTACGGCAAGAGCTTCCGCACCGTGAAGACCTGCGTCGGCACGGACTTCTGCCGGTTCGGCCTGGGCGACTCCACCCAGCTGGGCATCGACCTGGAGACCCGGTTCCAGGGCATCGAGAGCCCGGCGAAGATGAAGCTCGCCGTCGTGGGGTGCCCGCGCAACTGCGCGGAGGCCTACGTCAAGGACGTCGGCGTCGTCGCGGTCGGCAACGGCAAGTGGGAGGTCTACGTCGGCGGCGCTGCCGGGGCCACCATCCGCAAGGGCGACCTGCTGGCCACGGTCGACTCCCCGGCCGCGGTGATCGAGCTGACCGGCCGTTTCCTGCAGTACTACCGGGAGAACGCCAACTGGCTCGAGCGCACCTACGACTTCGTGCCTCGAGTCGGCCTGGAGAAGATCAAGCAGGTGCTGCTGGAGGACAGCGAGGGCATCCTCGCCGAGCTCGACGAGGGCATGCAGCGCTCGATCGACGCCTACACCGACCCGTGGGGTCAGGACGGACGGCAGCCGGCCACCCCCGGCCAGTTCCGCACCGCGCTGCCGCTGGTCGACCTGCCGAAGGTGCCGGTCCGATGA
- a CDS encoding molybdopterin oxidoreductase family protein translates to MSAAVSLPHPGTGTRTTETHCPYCSLQCGVTMTAGDRPATLVPADFPTNRGGLCSKGWSAPELLDHPERLTRPLVRADPADRTSPLVESTWDVALDRVVAAITRTQREHGRDAVGCFGGGGLTNEQAYQFGKFARVALRTSAIDYNGRFCMSSAAGAAIRAFGLDRGMPFPLADIAEADVVVLVGSNPADTMPPAMQYFDAGRERGAEHVVIDPRRTSTARNASLHVQPLPGTDLALANGLLHIALAEGLVDEAYVAERTTGFADVRAGVAGYWPDRVERLTGVPVEQQRRIVLALARARRAIVLTARGAEQHRSGTDTAQAWINLALALGLPGRAGSGWATVTGQGNGQGGREHGQKADQLPGYRKITDPAARAHVAGVWGVDPDDLPGPGRSAFELLDALGTEGGVRTLLVLASNVAVSAPDARRVVSRLRDLDFLAVSDFFLSETAELADVVLPSAMWAEEEGTMTNLEGRVIRRRKAMDPPTGVRDDLQLLAELAGRLGVTGFSGDAETVFTELGRASAGGTADYSGITYRRLDDEQGLFWPVPSADHPGTPRLFTERFATPDGRARFWRVEHVDAHEQPDAEYPYVLTTGRVLAQYQSGTQTRRSRSLQLIAPTPRAELHPDLARSLGVGPDDVVELATRRGRARFHALVTDAVRPDVVFAPFHWGGGSSANALTDPALDPTSRMPAFKVCAVAVSRVGGPEERIAAPVPATQPQPRAHERPSAPAPHPPTRRRTTRVKSTPRFLHGVYPITGEGLGKPGPLDPALRYQVPEGRTAQALYFRGGNSTDELVYLLLVRDGEPMRWFPIGAKGDCHVPLRVVEDLDGGTVVELHAAAPVGVTGELVVDLGLVEV, encoded by the coding sequence GTGTCCGCCGCTGTGTCGTTGCCCCACCCCGGCACCGGCACGCGCACCACCGAGACGCACTGCCCCTACTGCTCGCTGCAGTGCGGCGTGACCATGACCGCCGGCGACCGCCCGGCCACCCTCGTGCCGGCCGACTTCCCGACCAACCGCGGGGGCCTGTGCTCCAAGGGCTGGTCCGCCCCCGAGCTGCTCGACCACCCCGAGCGGCTGACCCGGCCGCTGGTCCGCGCCGACCCCGCCGACCGCACCAGCCCGCTGGTCGAGTCCACCTGGGACGTCGCCCTGGACCGGGTGGTCGCCGCGATCACCCGCACCCAGCGCGAGCACGGGCGGGACGCGGTCGGCTGCTTCGGCGGCGGCGGGCTGACCAACGAGCAGGCCTACCAGTTCGGCAAGTTCGCCCGGGTCGCGCTGCGCACCAGCGCCATCGACTACAACGGCCGGTTCTGCATGTCCTCGGCCGCCGGCGCGGCCATCCGGGCCTTCGGCCTCGACCGCGGGATGCCCTTCCCGCTCGCCGACATCGCCGAGGCCGACGTCGTCGTCCTGGTGGGCAGCAACCCCGCGGACACCATGCCGCCGGCGATGCAGTACTTCGACGCCGGCCGGGAGCGCGGTGCCGAGCACGTCGTCATCGACCCGCGGCGCACGAGCACCGCGCGGAACGCGAGCCTGCACGTGCAGCCGCTGCCGGGCACCGACCTGGCGCTGGCCAACGGGCTGCTGCACATCGCGCTGGCCGAGGGCCTGGTCGACGAGGCCTACGTCGCCGAGCGCACCACCGGGTTCGCCGACGTCCGGGCCGGGGTCGCCGGGTACTGGCCGGACCGGGTGGAGCGGCTCACCGGGGTCCCGGTCGAGCAGCAGCGCCGGATCGTCCTCGCGCTGGCCCGTGCCCGGCGCGCCATCGTCCTCACCGCCCGCGGCGCCGAGCAGCACCGCAGCGGCACCGACACCGCCCAGGCCTGGATCAACCTGGCGCTCGCCCTGGGCCTGCCCGGCCGCGCGGGGAGCGGCTGGGCGACCGTCACCGGGCAGGGCAACGGGCAGGGCGGCCGGGAGCACGGGCAGAAGGCCGACCAGCTGCCCGGCTACCGGAAGATCACCGACCCCGCCGCCCGCGCGCACGTCGCCGGCGTCTGGGGCGTCGACCCCGACGACCTGCCCGGCCCCGGGCGCAGCGCCTTCGAGCTGCTCGACGCCCTGGGCACCGAGGGCGGCGTCCGCACGCTGCTGGTGCTGGCCAGCAACGTCGCCGTCTCCGCCCCCGACGCCCGCCGGGTGGTCAGCCGCCTCCGCGACCTCGACTTCCTCGCCGTCAGCGACTTCTTCCTCTCCGAGACCGCCGAGCTCGCCGACGTGGTCCTGCCCAGCGCCATGTGGGCGGAGGAGGAGGGCACGATGACCAACCTCGAGGGCCGGGTGATCCGCCGGCGCAAGGCGATGGACCCGCCCACCGGGGTCCGCGACGACCTGCAGCTGCTCGCCGAGCTGGCCGGCCGGCTCGGGGTCACCGGCTTCAGCGGGGACGCCGAGACGGTGTTCACCGAGCTCGGCCGGGCCAGCGCCGGGGGCACCGCCGACTACTCGGGCATCACCTACCGGCGGCTGGACGACGAGCAGGGCCTGTTCTGGCCGGTCCCCTCGGCGGACCACCCGGGCACGCCGCGGCTGTTCACCGAGCGGTTCGCCACCCCCGACGGCCGGGCGCGCTTCTGGCGGGTGGAGCACGTCGACGCGCACGAGCAGCCCGACGCCGAGTACCCCTACGTGCTCACCACCGGGCGGGTGCTGGCGCAGTACCAGTCCGGCACCCAGACCCGGCGCTCCCGCAGCCTGCAGCTCATCGCCCCGACCCCGCGCGCCGAGCTGCACCCCGACCTGGCCCGGAGCCTGGGCGTCGGCCCGGACGACGTCGTCGAGCTGGCCACCCGGCGCGGCCGGGCCCGGTTCCACGCCCTGGTCACCGACGCGGTCCGGCCGGACGTCGTCTTCGCCCCGTTCCACTGGGGCGGCGGGTCCAGCGCCAACGCGCTCACCGACCCCGCGCTGGACCCGACGAGCCGGATGCCGGCCTTCAAGGTCTGCGCGGTCGCCGTCTCCCGCGTCGGCGGGCCCGAGGAGCGCATCGCGGCTCCCGTGCCCGCCACCCAACCGCAGCCGCGCGCCCACGAACGACCGTCCGCCCCTGCACCGCACCCCCCGACACGGAGGAGGACCACCCGCGTGAAGAGCACCCCGCGCTTCCTGCACGGCGTCTACCCGATCACCGGCGAGGGGCTCGGCAAGCCCGGGCCGCTGGACCCGGCGCTGCGCTACCAGGTCCCCGAGGGACGGACGGCGCAGGCGCTGTACTTCCGCGGCGGCAACTCCACCGACGAGCTGGTCTACCTGCTGCTGGTCCGGGACGGCGAGCCGATGCGCTGGTTCCCGATCGGCGCCAAGGGCGACTGCCACGTGCCGCTGCGGGTGGTCGAGGACCTCGACGGCGGCACGGTCGTCGAGCTGCACGCCGCCGCCCCGGTGGGCGTCACCGGTGAGCTCGTCGTCGACCTCGGGCTGGTGGAGGTCTGA
- a CDS encoding MmcQ/YjbR family DNA-binding protein, which produces MDAAQAAALALALPGVTEADHHGRRSFRVGAGKVLATVPEDGVLNVMVGEDLARAVSAQPGIELLWWGQRLSGVRVQLAVVEPGQLEELLLDAWSHKAPAALRRQRGD; this is translated from the coding sequence GTGGACGCCGCCCAGGCCGCCGCGCTCGCGCTCGCGCTGCCCGGGGTGACCGAGGCCGACCACCACGGCCGGCGGTCCTTCCGGGTCGGCGCGGGCAAGGTGCTGGCCACCGTGCCGGAGGACGGCGTCCTCAACGTGATGGTCGGCGAGGACCTGGCGCGCGCCGTCTCGGCCCAGCCCGGGATCGAGCTGCTGTGGTGGGGTCAGCGGCTGTCCGGCGTCCGGGTCCAGCTGGCCGTCGTCGAGCCCGGCCAGCTCGAGGAACTGCTGCTCGACGCCTGGTCGCACAAGGCCCCCGCAGCGCTGCGCCGCCAGCGCGGGGACTGA